The following proteins are co-located in the Deinococcus depolymerans genome:
- a CDS encoding HAMP domain-containing sensor histidine kinase: protein MRLFPRLLLSHLAVITAMGTVLVLTAELAAHPFIQRHVDEMVRQMGGAGAGMREDLSLGMRQTLTRALLTALPLALLVATATAWIAARRVTASVRSLQAGSAALASGEYSRRLPESGQDELADLAHSFNVMAGTLARVEQGRVDLIGNVAHELRAPVAAVRGYVEATQDGLMSSQDAMSAIHRELGSLERLARDLSLVSRVEAGQVDLWPQVTDARTLLEHAQQRFALPFEERGVTLRVGPLSPIPASPIPVWTDPERAAQILGNLLGNALRHTPPGGQVQVSAHARAGRVQITVQDTGCGIAPEHLERVFERFFRADAARTRGEGSGVGLTVARGLARALGGDLTVQSTVGEGSTFSWTLPAPGERDPG from the coding sequence ATCACGGCCATGGGGACCGTGCTGGTCCTGACGGCCGAGCTGGCCGCGCACCCGTTCATTCAGCGTCACGTGGACGAGATGGTCCGGCAGATGGGCGGGGCGGGGGCCGGCATGCGCGAGGACCTGAGCCTGGGCATGCGCCAGACCCTCACGCGGGCGCTGCTGACCGCGCTGCCGCTGGCGCTGCTGGTCGCCACGGCGACCGCCTGGATCGCGGCGCGCCGCGTGACGGCCTCGGTCCGGTCGCTGCAGGCGGGCAGCGCCGCGCTGGCCAGCGGCGAGTACAGCCGCCGACTCCCGGAGTCCGGTCAGGACGAACTGGCCGACCTGGCGCACAGTTTCAACGTCATGGCCGGCACCCTGGCGCGGGTGGAGCAGGGCCGGGTGGACCTGATCGGGAACGTCGCGCACGAGTTGCGTGCGCCGGTGGCGGCTGTCCGCGGGTACGTGGAGGCCACGCAGGACGGCCTGATGAGCAGCCAGGACGCCATGAGTGCCATCCACCGGGAGCTGGGCAGCCTGGAACGCCTGGCGCGCGACCTGAGTCTGGTCAGCCGCGTGGAGGCCGGGCAGGTGGACCTGTGGCCACAGGTGACGGACGCGCGAACGCTGCTGGAGCACGCGCAGCAGCGCTTCGCCCTGCCCTTCGAGGAGCGGGGGGTGACGCTGCGGGTCGGGCCGCTCTCCCCCATCCCGGCCTCCCCCATCCCGGTCTGGACGGACCCGGAACGCGCCGCGCAGATCCTGGGCAACCTGCTGGGCAACGCGCTGCGGCACACGCCGCCGGGTGGGCAGGTGCAGGTCAGCGCGCACGCCCGGGCGGGCCGGGTGCAGATCACGGTGCAGGACACGGGGTGCGGGATCGCGCCGGAGCACCTGGAACGCGTGTTCGAGCGGTTCTTCCGGGCCGACGCGGCCCGCACGCGCGGCGAGGGCAGCGGCGTGGGCCTGACCGTGGCGCGCGGCCTGGCCCGCGCCCTGGGCGGCGACCTGACCGTGCAGTCCACGGTGGGTGAAGGCAGCACGTTCAGCTGGACCCTGCCCGCGCCGGGCGAACGCGACCCCGGCTGA